In Spirosoma aureum, a single genomic region encodes these proteins:
- a CDS encoding Gfo/Idh/MocA family protein — MNKPLGHSGEFKKLLRFAGIYGWPRAINKAIARTRPPWLRPLVFIRRKPAISVIGCGQFAFSCVCYYLQKQIGTAFLSAFDTDWQQAQSLCRYYGFREVTTTPDALLNNPKLEVLYVVSNHASHTDYAVEGLTRNKIVYVEKPVSVTRHQLVRLCRAVRQSSGQVFAGYNRPYSKAIQLLRKRVDSSPVAAGFSISCVINGHRIPSEHWYRNPEEGTRICGNLGHWIDLTIHLFSWRSLPGWIDIQIAYANPNEPDDDLTVTFTTDRYDIVSILLTSRSEPFEGISEFINIQYNHIIAHIDDFRRLTIWQGSIKKVWRFSTKDVGHQRAVMQPFLEKNRNWSEVELSTLLMLFIRDMVLKRQTGLRFNTHQELTRFEADLKSVSLLYPPFTHEKNS; from the coding sequence ATGAATAAACCGCTAGGCCACAGCGGAGAATTTAAGAAATTACTGCGTTTTGCCGGCATTTACGGCTGGCCACGGGCAATTAATAAAGCGATAGCCCGAACTCGCCCTCCGTGGTTACGACCCCTGGTTTTTATCCGTCGAAAACCAGCTATTTCGGTAATTGGATGCGGCCAGTTTGCCTTTAGTTGTGTGTGTTATTATCTGCAAAAACAAATCGGCACTGCCTTTCTGAGCGCATTTGATACCGATTGGCAGCAGGCACAATCGCTGTGTCGGTACTATGGTTTTCGGGAAGTAACAACCACGCCGGATGCCTTACTGAATAATCCGAAGCTGGAGGTTTTGTATGTGGTATCGAACCATGCATCGCATACGGACTATGCTGTAGAAGGATTGACCCGAAACAAAATCGTCTATGTTGAAAAGCCTGTTTCAGTCACCCGACACCAACTGGTTAGGCTTTGCCGGGCGGTGCGGCAATCATCGGGTCAGGTGTTTGCTGGCTATAACCGACCTTACTCGAAAGCAATCCAATTGCTTCGAAAACGTGTGGATTCGTCGCCAGTAGCGGCTGGTTTCAGTATCAGCTGTGTCATTAACGGGCACCGTATCCCGTCCGAACACTGGTATAGAAATCCTGAAGAAGGTACTCGGATCTGCGGCAATCTGGGCCACTGGATTGACCTGACCATTCATTTATTTTCCTGGCGAAGCTTACCTGGCTGGATTGACATTCAGATCGCTTATGCCAATCCGAATGAGCCGGACGACGATTTGACGGTAACGTTTACAACCGATCGTTATGACATTGTTTCGATTCTGTTAACCTCGCGGTCTGAGCCGTTTGAAGGCATTAGCGAATTTATCAATATTCAGTATAACCACATCATCGCCCATATCGATGACTTTCGGCGGTTAACGATCTGGCAGGGATCCATAAAGAAAGTCTGGCGATTCTCGACCAAAGATGTTGGTCACCAACGGGCAGTGATGCAGCCTTTTTTGGAAAAGAACCGAAACTGGTCGGAAGTGGAGTTGTCCACCTTATTGATGCTGTTTATCCGGGACATGGTATTGAAACGGCAAACAGGCTTACGGTTTAATACGCATCAGGAACTAACACGCTTTGAGGCTGACCTTAAGTCAGTTAGCCTATTATACCCACCGTTTACCCATGAAAAAAATTCTTAG
- a CDS encoding CgeB family protein produces MKISLIGSRAFDSLEYHVGESLRVLGHEVLQFDVSDVSFLSARANYWVSRFSESYDRLIGLRLAGKVIAERPDLVLVVYRNLHPILVDEIKKGLPGVSIVQINPDALSNLEKQQIIAANFDHYFSKEPFIVEFLRDKAGINAHYLPEGFNPRVHQRPETEKAVAERETNIDVLVFGSLYAYRARMVDQLIRAGVNVAVYGTTGPYLLSSIKSAFREQLLIGERKNRILYGAKIVFNNFHYAEVTSVNQKYFEINGIGAFQLCDYKPALDEYTAVSAERVTYRTMNEAIDKIRYYLAYPSERYQIADQQYLHFQQNHTFDLRMKEMLSVIGYAESIRNLESSQLP; encoded by the coding sequence ATGAAGATTAGTCTCATCGGCAGTAGGGCTTTCGATTCACTTGAGTACCACGTAGGTGAATCGTTACGGGTGTTGGGGCATGAAGTTCTACAGTTCGACGTCAGTGATGTATCGTTTTTATCGGCCAGAGCCAATTATTGGGTTTCCCGCTTTAGCGAATCGTATGATCGTCTTATCGGACTACGGTTGGCAGGTAAGGTGATCGCCGAGAGACCCGATCTGGTGTTGGTCGTTTACCGAAACCTGCACCCTATATTGGTTGATGAGATCAAAAAAGGATTACCTGGCGTGTCGATTGTTCAGATAAATCCAGATGCTTTGTCCAATCTTGAGAAACAGCAAATCATTGCGGCCAATTTTGATCATTACTTTTCCAAAGAGCCCTTTATCGTTGAATTTCTCCGGGATAAAGCTGGGATAAACGCCCATTATCTGCCCGAAGGTTTCAATCCACGCGTTCATCAAAGACCAGAAACTGAAAAAGCTGTTGCGGAACGGGAAACGAATATAGATGTACTGGTATTTGGCAGTTTGTATGCCTATCGTGCCCGAATGGTTGATCAGTTGATTCGGGCAGGAGTCAACGTAGCTGTCTATGGAACCACAGGACCGTATCTACTTTCCTCGATCAAATCGGCTTTTCGCGAGCAGTTGCTTATCGGCGAGCGGAAAAATCGCATTCTCTACGGTGCTAAAATTGTGTTCAATAATTTTCACTACGCTGAGGTCACATCCGTAAACCAGAAGTACTTTGAAATCAACGGCATCGGGGCGTTTCAGCTCTGCGACTACAAACCTGCTCTGGACGAATATACCGCCGTTTCAGCCGAACGCGTCACCTATCGGACAATGAACGAAGCGATCGATAAAATACGCTACTATCTGGCCTACCCTTCGGAACGTTACCAAATCGCCGATCAACAATATCTTCATTTTCAGCAAAACCACACTTTTGATCTTCGTATGAAGGAGATGCTTTCTGTAATAGGATACGCTGAATCGATACGAAATTTAGAATCCAGTCAATTACCGTAG
- a CDS encoding MATE family efflux transporter has protein sequence MNTALTSLKFRNKPLSILMSGQGLVALANLMYGKAVALYISPIEWGKYSVLLAVMLLFHSLMVTPTIQSFKAELTSSDYRLVVNFYGRILGVIYIGVFALMAIGAIIYTQNIIWVLVWIAFVAQGLYSLSNDSLNFTGKHKTYSLLLIGYAFFNLLLFGIVVWGFGQNKAINLWQILALLNGVFAVVSVWQSIRLINGFRFDNQAFSDWFPAELLRKYQCYIWPLVSLAVWGWLINYADRYLISFYMTDADIGQYTLGYGIGSKMLLVVAPLIALLTPLIFQLKADSKPSKEVDKLLWHYLKRYILIASGLCIVFWATYNWIGLLLLSMTYKPAFVIGPIIASGYLFLTCIHILEIKWYAYGLTRFVLWHNSMGAVMNVVLNIVLIPRLGIVGAALATLLGFAGQFLIVLWLFQYDAKS, from the coding sequence ATGAATACAGCGTTGACTTCGCTCAAGTTCAGGAATAAACCATTGTCCATATTAATGAGTGGACAGGGCTTGGTCGCGTTGGCTAATCTGATGTATGGCAAAGCAGTTGCACTCTATATTTCGCCAATCGAGTGGGGGAAGTATAGTGTCCTGTTAGCCGTCATGCTATTGTTTCACAGCCTGATGGTAACGCCAACCATTCAGTCTTTTAAGGCTGAGTTGACAAGTTCGGATTACCGGCTGGTTGTAAATTTTTATGGCCGGATATTAGGGGTAATCTACATTGGTGTTTTCGCCTTAATGGCTATTGGTGCCATTATTTATACACAAAACATAATCTGGGTACTGGTGTGGATAGCTTTTGTGGCGCAGGGGCTCTATTCCCTGAGTAACGACTCCCTGAACTTTACTGGCAAACATAAAACCTACTCGTTGCTACTGATCGGTTATGCGTTCTTTAATCTCCTGTTATTTGGTATCGTTGTTTGGGGTTTTGGGCAGAACAAAGCCATAAATCTATGGCAGATACTAGCCTTATTGAATGGCGTATTTGCTGTCGTATCAGTATGGCAGTCTATTCGACTCATTAATGGATTCCGGTTTGATAATCAGGCATTTTCTGACTGGTTTCCTGCTGAACTTCTGCGCAAATACCAGTGCTATATATGGCCTTTGGTAAGCCTGGCTGTCTGGGGTTGGCTCATCAATTATGCAGACCGCTATCTTATCAGCTTTTATATGACTGATGCTGACATTGGTCAGTATACACTGGGCTATGGCATAGGGTCGAAAATGCTGCTAGTTGTAGCTCCCCTGATTGCGCTTCTGACGCCATTGATTTTTCAGTTAAAAGCCGACAGTAAACCGTCAAAAGAGGTGGATAAATTGCTCTGGCATTACCTCAAACGGTATATTCTGATCGCGAGTGGACTGTGTATCGTGTTCTGGGCGACATACAACTGGATTGGTCTGTTGCTCCTGTCGATGACTTACAAACCGGCATTTGTTATAGGGCCGATTATCGCATCAGGTTATCTATTTCTGACTTGTATTCATATTCTGGAAATCAAATGGTATGCATATGGCCTGACCCGGTTTGTTTTATGGCATAACAGTATGGGGGCAGTTATGAATGTGGTTCTGAATATCGTTCTGATTCCTCGTTTGGGGATCGTGGGGGCCGCACTGGCAACATTGCTGGGATTTGCAGGACAGTTCCTGATCGTGTTATGGTTGTTTCAATATGATGCTAAGTCCTGA
- the wecB gene encoding non-hydrolyzing UDP-N-acetylglucosamine 2-epimerase — MKKILSIVGARPNFMKVAPLHRAFQHHPAIESKIIHTGQHYDARMSDIFFNQLNLPQPDYYLGVATGTHTQQTAEIMLKFEEVMGVEQPDWVLVVGDVTSTIACALVAVRMGVRIAHVEAGLRSGDRRMPEEINRILTDSIADTLFVTEQAGVDNLKREGVADEKIQFVGNVMIDSLVHYRKKANELTSIKSLGLSPQGYVLITMHRPANVDAETGLLRMIEIVANTAQYKTVLFPMHPRTRTRLTECGLMGQLMAIPNVQLLEPQGYLEFLNLMEHAVLVITDSGGIQEETTYLRVPCLTFRNSTERPVTVELGTNQLVADLNAQTVREKVLDVLNGRTKQGAIPPLWDGQAAGRIVTKLMET, encoded by the coding sequence ATGAAAAAAATTCTTAGCATTGTTGGAGCACGCCCGAATTTTATGAAGGTTGCTCCTTTACATCGCGCTTTTCAGCACCATCCGGCTATTGAGTCGAAAATTATTCATACGGGCCAGCACTACGATGCGCGTATGAGCGATATCTTCTTCAATCAGCTCAACCTGCCTCAGCCTGATTATTACCTGGGCGTTGCAACGGGGACGCATACGCAGCAGACCGCCGAAATCATGCTGAAGTTCGAGGAGGTTATGGGGGTTGAGCAACCAGATTGGGTGCTGGTTGTTGGTGATGTGACCAGTACAATTGCCTGCGCTCTGGTAGCTGTAAGAATGGGCGTTCGAATTGCTCACGTGGAGGCTGGCTTACGTTCCGGCGACCGCCGAATGCCCGAAGAAATCAACCGAATCCTGACTGATTCTATTGCCGATACGCTGTTTGTGACGGAACAGGCAGGTGTCGATAATCTGAAGCGTGAAGGGGTTGCGGACGAAAAAATTCAGTTCGTGGGTAACGTCATGATCGATTCACTGGTGCATTATCGCAAGAAAGCCAATGAGTTAACTAGCATAAAAAGTCTGGGGCTGAGCCCCCAGGGTTACGTACTGATTACGATGCATCGACCGGCCAATGTCGATGCAGAAACGGGACTCCTACGTATGATCGAGATAGTGGCCAATACGGCCCAGTATAAAACGGTCTTATTCCCTATGCACCCACGTACGCGCACTCGCCTGACGGAGTGCGGACTGATGGGCCAGTTAATGGCTATCCCGAATGTTCAGTTGTTGGAACCACAAGGTTACCTGGAATTCCTGAACCTGATGGAACACGCAGTTCTTGTGATCACCGATTCGGGTGGCATTCAGGAAGAAACAACATATCTAAGAGTGCCCTGTCTGACGTTCCGTAATTCAACCGAACGACCTGTAACCGTCGAACTGGGAACCAATCAGTTAGTAGCTGATCTAAATGCGCAAACCGTACGCGAAAAAGTACTGGATGTGCTTAACGGTAGAACTAAGCAGGGCGCCATCCCACCTTTATGGGACGGACAAGCTGCTGGCCGTATTGTTACAAAACTGATGGAAACATAA
- a CDS encoding glycosyltransferase family 4 protein, whose product MTITYLFRSLGTGYSIETLFGVVQQEVGRSLPVSHIRLPHISQGIRSVRKNLRFVIRQRFNGIVHITGDVHYTVLALSPSRTILTIHDCITLEKHRYSPLHYAFFWCFWFYLPVRRAAAVTVVSEKSRRELIHYLGRIAEKAIVVPNAYQPAFTYHPRSFNKEQPTLLQIGTASHKNLLRLMAALDGMACKLIIVGPLPETVTDELIARQIAYENYTDLSQRQILLMYVRCDIVLFVSTYEGFGMPILEANAVGRAVVTSDRSPMRDVAANAAVLVDPTDVAAIQKGIQRVIDDDDYRQELIEDGLRNAANYTADVVAARYLSIYQKIGCKPT is encoded by the coding sequence ATGACCATTACCTACCTATTTCGGAGTCTCGGTACTGGTTATAGCATCGAAACTCTATTCGGTGTTGTTCAGCAGGAGGTTGGCAGGTCGTTGCCTGTAAGCCATATTCGATTACCACACATAAGCCAGGGAATTCGATCTGTCAGGAAAAACCTTCGATTTGTGATCCGGCAACGATTCAATGGCATTGTACACATTACCGGGGATGTCCATTATACAGTTCTGGCCTTATCGCCTTCCCGAACAATATTGACTATTCATGACTGCATCACGCTGGAAAAACATAGATATTCGCCCTTACATTATGCGTTCTTTTGGTGTTTTTGGTTTTACCTGCCAGTGCGCCGGGCTGCTGCTGTAACGGTCGTTTCTGAGAAAAGCAGACGGGAGCTGATTCATTACTTAGGACGAATTGCAGAAAAAGCTATCGTTGTACCAAACGCATATCAGCCTGCATTTACGTATCACCCGCGTTCATTCAATAAAGAGCAGCCAACACTTCTGCAGATTGGTACTGCTTCTCACAAGAATCTGCTCCGCTTAATGGCTGCCCTGGATGGGATGGCCTGTAAACTAATTATTGTAGGTCCCTTGCCAGAAACCGTTACTGATGAGCTGATTGCTCGTCAAATAGCGTATGAAAATTACACGGACTTAAGCCAGAGGCAGATTCTACTGATGTACGTCAGATGTGATATCGTACTTTTTGTCTCGACTTATGAAGGGTTTGGGATGCCTATTCTGGAGGCCAATGCAGTCGGTCGGGCGGTTGTTACATCGGATCGATCACCCATGCGAGATGTAGCCGCAAACGCAGCTGTGCTCGTTGATCCAACTGATGTTGCAGCAATTCAAAAGGGTATTCAGCGAGTCATTGACGACGACGATTATCGGCAGGAATTAATTGAAGATGGGTTGCGAAATGCTGCGAATTATACAGCTGACGTTGTAGCTGCCCGCTATTTATCTATTTATCAGAAAATTGGGTGTAAACCCACTTAA
- a CDS encoding bi-domain-containing oxidoreductase, with product MKQLIQNLKTGETLLEEVPAPQVRRGQVLIQTHRSLVSLGTERMLVEFGKANLIAKARQQPDKVKQVLEKIQSDGLRPTLEAVFRKLDQPLPLGYCNVGTVLAVGEGITDLQIGDRVASNGPHAELVCVPRNLVAHVPDGVSDDEAVFTVIGAIGLQSIRLLLPTLGETIVVVGLGLIGLLTAELLRLNGCRVIGLDVDEAKLELARQRGLITLDPASITDPVKAVLSITNNVGADGVLITASARTDELVSQAARMSRKRGRIILVGVVGLNLNRTEFYEKELSFQVSCSYGPGRYDEVYEQQGHDYPLPFVRWTENRNFQTILQLIASGQLNVKPLITEVVPFADYHKIYCTIGQANRSGIASVMCYSESVSLNSTVKLYEAKYGPNAGTVGIIGAGNFTAAILLPALKSAGATIKAIASAGGLSATLLARKYGVSESTSDYGQLINDPDIDLCVITTRHNSHARMTVQALRAGKHVFVEKPLAIHNDEVTQIIEAQQLAGRLVMVGFNRRFSPYSQKMKSLLGGDLSGQIPMNIIATMNAGAIPANSWVHDRAVGGGRILGEACHFVDLITFLTGSRVISVCMNAMGTQPSETSDSASLLLRYENGSIGVINYFANGSKAYAKERIEVYSQERTLILDNFSKLTGFGFKNFSSMSGRQDKGHVEQMKRLILQLRSGKVNPTGEQLIPFSELINTTQTTLAALQSLREKRWIDVSRIEFFQEHE from the coding sequence ATGAAACAACTTATTCAGAATCTTAAAACGGGCGAAACGTTGCTCGAAGAGGTCCCTGCTCCTCAGGTACGTCGAGGACAAGTGTTGATTCAAACGCATCGATCGTTAGTCTCGCTTGGCACGGAGCGAATGCTTGTTGAATTTGGGAAAGCCAATCTGATTGCCAAAGCCCGGCAGCAGCCTGATAAGGTGAAACAGGTGTTGGAGAAAATCCAGAGCGATGGCTTGCGGCCTACCCTCGAAGCCGTATTTCGTAAGCTCGACCAACCCCTGCCACTCGGTTACTGCAACGTCGGAACAGTATTAGCCGTAGGGGAGGGCATTACGGATCTGCAAATTGGTGATCGGGTGGCATCGAATGGTCCTCATGCCGAGCTTGTTTGTGTGCCGCGCAATCTGGTTGCCCACGTTCCCGACGGGGTGAGCGATGATGAAGCGGTATTTACCGTGATTGGCGCTATTGGCTTGCAGAGTATCCGGCTATTGTTGCCCACCTTAGGTGAAACAATAGTCGTTGTTGGCTTAGGGCTTATTGGGCTCCTCACTGCCGAATTACTGCGACTAAATGGATGCCGCGTTATTGGCCTCGATGTAGACGAAGCCAAACTTGAACTGGCCAGGCAACGGGGTCTTATAACGCTGGATCCGGCCAGCATTACCGATCCGGTGAAAGCTGTGCTGTCGATTACAAACAATGTTGGTGCCGATGGGGTGCTGATCACGGCTTCTGCCCGAACGGATGAACTCGTATCGCAGGCTGCTCGTATGAGCCGAAAACGGGGCCGCATTATCTTGGTCGGTGTGGTAGGGCTAAACCTGAATCGTACTGAGTTTTATGAGAAGGAATTGTCGTTCCAGGTGTCTTGTTCCTACGGACCTGGCCGCTACGATGAGGTATATGAACAACAGGGCCACGATTATCCCTTACCCTTTGTCCGTTGGACGGAGAACCGCAATTTTCAGACAATTCTACAATTGATCGCCAGTGGTCAGCTCAATGTAAAACCGCTTATTACAGAGGTTGTTCCCTTTGCTGATTACCATAAAATCTATTGTACGATAGGGCAGGCAAATCGGTCTGGCATCGCATCGGTAATGTGCTACTCCGAATCGGTTAGCCTGAACTCGACAGTAAAGCTTTATGAGGCTAAATACGGGCCGAATGCTGGTACGGTTGGCATTATCGGCGCCGGAAATTTCACCGCTGCAATTCTTCTGCCTGCGCTAAAGTCGGCTGGTGCGACAATCAAAGCGATTGCTAGCGCCGGTGGACTAAGTGCTACATTACTGGCCAGGAAATATGGTGTCAGTGAAAGTACATCGGACTATGGGCAACTTATTAATGACCCTGACATTGACCTCTGTGTTATCACGACCCGGCACAATAGCCATGCCCGTATGACAGTCCAGGCGTTACGGGCTGGCAAGCACGTATTTGTTGAAAAACCACTGGCGATTCACAACGACGAAGTAACACAGATCATTGAAGCCCAGCAACTGGCTGGACGGTTGGTTATGGTTGGTTTCAATCGACGATTTTCGCCCTATTCCCAGAAAATGAAATCGTTGCTGGGTGGGGATCTATCGGGCCAAATCCCGATGAATATTATAGCCACAATGAATGCCGGGGCAATTCCTGCGAATTCGTGGGTTCATGATCGGGCTGTGGGTGGTGGTCGAATTCTGGGAGAAGCCTGTCATTTTGTTGATCTGATTACATTCCTGACAGGTAGCCGAGTGATCAGTGTATGTATGAATGCAATGGGGACGCAGCCTTCCGAAACCAGCGATTCGGCTTCGCTACTATTACGCTATGAAAACGGGTCAATAGGGGTTATTAATTATTTTGCCAATGGGAGCAAAGCCTATGCAAAGGAGCGTATAGAGGTTTATTCGCAGGAACGGACCCTGATACTCGACAACTTTAGTAAGCTGACAGGATTCGGCTTCAAGAATTTTTCAAGTATGTCTGGCCGGCAGGATAAAGGCCATGTTGAGCAGATGAAACGGCTGATTCTGCAACTTCGAAGCGGAAAAGTTAACCCCACAGGAGAGCAGCTTATTCCATTTTCTGAGCTTATTAACACAACCCAAACAACGCTGGCTGCGTTGCAAAGCCTGCGCGAAAAGCGTTGGATAGACGTAAGTCGTATCGAGTTTTTTCAGGAGCATGAGTAA
- a CDS encoding glycosyltransferase → MMSADWFYPSQMGGPSNGIYWQAKAMRQAGRQVTVVATSQDLPPTVPIDRWLEMDCGQVIYTKNPHFYLPFKHIWYAIGAIRKADIAHINSLFYPSSVLLVMAAQLLGKRIIWAPHGELSPSALIYRPKLKQLLLRLFRSISKGIVFHSTSLAETDHIRKHFGPNVAINEIENMMEMPPKVERRARNYLLFIGRLHPIKAIDHLIKALSESVIFRRSNFVLTIAGPDSDGYLQHLKTLAKNVNLTDKINFVGPVWGTQKEQLYADARITILPSHAENFGNVVIESLAQGTPVVASTGTPWQLLESEQAGSWVDNTPNELRQAIEYYLQMPSETYHVYRKQATELAHRRFNIYANVAKWERFYEEVAR, encoded by the coding sequence ATGATGTCAGCAGACTGGTTTTATCCATCCCAAATGGGCGGTCCAAGCAATGGCATTTACTGGCAGGCAAAAGCGATGAGGCAGGCCGGGCGACAGGTAACGGTGGTGGCTACTTCACAGGATCTGCCACCGACGGTTCCCATTGACCGTTGGCTGGAGATGGATTGTGGCCAGGTTATCTATACAAAAAATCCTCATTTCTATCTTCCGTTCAAACACATCTGGTATGCAATTGGCGCTATCCGTAAGGCCGATATAGCTCATATCAACAGCTTATTCTACCCTAGTTCAGTGCTTCTGGTAATGGCTGCGCAACTATTGGGCAAACGAATTATTTGGGCACCACACGGAGAGCTAAGTCCTAGTGCGCTAATTTATCGACCAAAATTGAAGCAACTCCTGCTTCGTTTGTTTCGGAGCATAAGTAAAGGAATTGTGTTCCATTCCACTTCGTTAGCCGAAACGGATCACATTCGAAAGCACTTTGGCCCGAATGTAGCCATAAATGAAATCGAGAATATGATGGAAATGCCGCCCAAAGTTGAACGGAGGGCACGTAACTATCTGCTTTTTATAGGACGCTTACACCCAATTAAGGCCATTGATCACCTGATTAAAGCACTGAGCGAATCAGTTATTTTTCGGAGGAGCAATTTTGTTTTGACAATTGCCGGACCTGATTCGGATGGCTATCTCCAGCATTTAAAAACACTTGCCAAAAACGTGAATCTAACGGATAAGATAAACTTTGTTGGGCCGGTTTGGGGTACCCAAAAAGAACAATTGTATGCCGATGCACGGATAACCATTCTGCCATCGCATGCCGAAAACTTTGGGAATGTCGTAATCGAATCGTTAGCGCAGGGGACACCTGTTGTGGCCTCGACAGGAACGCCCTGGCAATTGCTTGAAAGCGAACAGGCGGGAAGTTGGGTCGACAATACACCCAATGAGCTACGGCAGGCGATTGAATACTACCTACAAATGCCTTCTGAAACATATCACGTTTATCGTAAACAGGCGACAGAATTAGCGCATAGGAGGTTTAATATTTATGCAAATGTAGCGAAGTGGGAGCGGTTTTATGAGGAGGTAGCCAGATGA
- a CDS encoding alginate lyase family protein, which translates to MSKIGLIWRTVRYLRARQIVYQLVNRLRKRPKLRLPKQAPSGHFLAVPAVDKPVSYRDGTFTFLNQPVLFASAIDWNYAQNGKLWTYNLNYFDYLNQASPGLTAKEGQRLIRGFITHTDSLNDGLEPYPTSLRIINWMQFLSRHQIQDDDIEIHLFAQIDLLNKRLEYHLAGNHLLENGFALLLGALYFKQKHWFRRASKLVRQELAIQILADGAHDERSPMYHQLLLDRLLDVLIALQVNSWHNDASLVEFLAGISTKMLDWLKAVTFANGDVPLVNDAAFGIAPTSAQILAKAQRLPFREKSKRAEMLISSLPAGSQTGQDSGYLMYRWPHFELFVDAGAVGPDHQPGHAHADTFSFVLHVDGKPVIVDSGTSTYQIGPRRTWERSTAAHNTVEISGYDSSEVWGGFRVGRRAYVTTRRESDVGISAHHDGYTNIGITHVRAWHTESLKFSILDRIIGHKSDCETRLSYVARLHFHPDVLVRSYTDHVMAGPIAIRFLSDTRPKLVLKPYLLADGFNKLRPGHCLEITFTNYLNTIVTYNE; encoded by the coding sequence ATGAGTAAGATTGGCCTTATCTGGCGGACCGTTCGCTATTTGCGCGCCAGGCAGATTGTGTATCAACTCGTCAATCGTCTACGCAAACGACCGAAACTTCGCTTACCGAAACAGGCTCCAAGTGGGCATTTTCTGGCCGTTCCGGCTGTGGATAAACCGGTTTCTTATAGAGATGGAACATTCACATTTTTAAATCAGCCGGTTCTGTTTGCGTCTGCTATTGACTGGAATTATGCGCAGAATGGGAAGCTCTGGACGTATAATCTCAATTATTTCGATTACCTGAATCAAGCCAGTCCCGGTCTGACAGCTAAAGAAGGTCAGCGATTGATTCGCGGTTTTATTACCCATACTGATTCGCTCAACGATGGTTTGGAACCCTACCCAACATCATTGCGAATTATAAACTGGATGCAATTCCTAAGCCGACACCAGATTCAGGATGATGACATAGAAATTCATCTGTTTGCTCAGATTGACTTATTAAATAAGCGTCTGGAATATCATCTTGCTGGCAATCACTTACTCGAAAATGGCTTCGCCCTTCTCCTCGGAGCATTGTATTTTAAGCAGAAACACTGGTTTCGTCGAGCCTCGAAACTAGTTCGGCAAGAGTTAGCCATACAGATACTGGCCGATGGTGCCCATGATGAACGTAGCCCCATGTATCATCAGCTATTGCTCGATCGACTGCTGGATGTGTTGATCGCTTTACAGGTAAATTCATGGCATAACGACGCCAGCCTTGTTGAATTCTTGGCCGGAATAAGCACGAAAATGCTTGACTGGTTGAAGGCGGTCACGTTTGCTAATGGTGATGTGCCCTTGGTTAATGATGCCGCTTTCGGGATTGCACCGACCTCCGCGCAAATTCTGGCAAAGGCACAGAGACTACCATTTCGGGAGAAAAGCAAACGGGCTGAAATGTTAATCTCCTCACTTCCTGCAGGAAGCCAGACCGGCCAGGATAGCGGCTACCTAATGTACCGTTGGCCACATTTTGAGCTTTTTGTAGATGCCGGAGCCGTGGGGCCTGACCATCAACCCGGTCATGCTCACGCTGATACATTTTCGTTTGTACTCCACGTAGATGGGAAACCTGTCATTGTAGATAGCGGCACATCGACCTATCAGATTGGGCCGCGTCGAACCTGGGAGCGGAGCACAGCTGCCCATAACACTGTAGAAATCAGTGGATATGACTCATCAGAAGTTTGGGGCGGTTTTCGGGTTGGACGGCGGGCTTACGTAACAACACGCAGGGAAAGTGACGTGGGAATTTCTGCTCACCATGATGGCTACACTAACATTGGAATAACACATGTCCGGGCCTGGCACACAGAATCACTAAAATTTAGTATCTTGGATCGAATTATAGGTCACAAATCCGATTGTGAAACTAGGCTATCCTATGTTGCCCGTTTGCATTTTCACCCCGATGTGTTAGTGCGATCATATACTGACCATGTCATGGCCGGGCCGATAGCAATAAGGTTTTTATCAGATACAAGGCCGAAGCTCGTGCTAAAGCCTTATTTATTGGCTGATGGCTTCAACAAATTGCGGCCTGGTCATTGCCTGGAAATTACGTTTACGAATTACCTGAATACCATCGTAACCTACAATGAATGA